Below is a genomic region from Henckelia pumila isolate YLH828 chromosome 3, ASM3356847v2, whole genome shotgun sequence.
cagtgTATAACAAGGAGTTTCATAGAACAAACATGTACGAATTTCAAAGAAGTATGAACCAAGCCATGTACGATTGAATTTTCACAAACACGATCATGAACgtatttaaaacatatatagatataagCCCTCTTACAGTATTCGATTTATAACAAATCGTGCAGAACTTGATGTTGATGGTAAGCCTCAAACGTGAGCAGAAAACTTCTTCCACAATAGAACAGAATGCTTGCTTTGAAACTGGAACAGAAACCTTGCTCTGCTTGAACTGCTGCTATCGAACTGGTACTGCTTCTGCTAGTCCTCGAAAGTGGCAGAAGGTTGGAACTCAAAATGTGCAGAGTTTTACTCAGTTTTTGTGTTCGAAATTGGTGTAATCTCCCTGCTAAATCTGCCACTATTTATAGGTGTAAGAAGCAGCTGAAGGGCCTCCCATTCATGGCCAATAACTCATATTAACAGCCATCATTTTTCATTATTGCAGCTGTTACAATCTCTTGATTTCTAGCTGTTACACTCCTTGGCTGATACATGCAACACTAATCTGCATACTCATTGTGGCTGTTACAATTCTAGCCTATGACCAAAAAATGTGGCTTCACATTCCTCCCACCTTGAgagaagtttcgtcctcgaaacttggatTGGGTTGTTCTTCAAAGAGAAATGGGTATAGCTTTCGCATCTTCTCCTCTaactcccaagtggcttccctTTCCGTGTGATTAGACCACTGAATTTTTACGTATGGAATGGTTCTTCTTCTCAACACTTGATCCTTTGTATCCACTATTCGTATTGGAACTTCTTCATACTTGAGCTCTTTTTTCAGATTCCCTTCAATTACCAGAGGTTCAATTTCAAGGACATGACTGGGATCTGGGATGTACTTCCGTAATTGAGAaacatggaaaacattgtgaATCCTTGACATATCTGGTGGTAAGGCCAGTCTATACGCCAAGGTTCCTACtttgtccagaatctcgaatggTCCGACGTATCTAGGATTCAATTTTCCAGCTTTTCCAAATCGAACAACTCCTTTCATGGGTGAGATTTTTACATACGCCTTTTCACCTGCTTCAAATTCCAACGGTCGTCTCTTCATATCAGCCCAACTCTTTTgtcgatcttgagcagctttgagtTTTTCCTTGATGATAGTTACTTTCTCTACCGTTTCTTGAATCAATTCAGGTCCAGTGATGGCTTTCtctccgacttcatcccagtaTAAAGGTGAGCGACACTTcctcccatataatgcttcgtatggtgccataccaatactgctgtggtaactattgttgtaagcaaaTTCGATGAAAGGCAAGTGTTCACTCCAGTTACAACTAAATTCTAGAGCACAAGCcctcagcatatcctccaatgtttGGATTGTTCTCTCTGTTTGGCCATCAGTTTGAGGGTGATAGGCCGTACTGAGAGTGATCTTGGTTCCCATTGCATTCTGAAAGCTTTTCCAAAATCTGGACGCAAACCTCGGGTCCCTATCTGACAAAATACTAGCAGGTACGCCATGTAATCTTACGATATTGTCCATGTACAGGGTAGCTAGTTTATACAGGTTGTAGTTCATGCGGACCGGTAGGAAATGCGCTGTCTTTGTAAGTCTATCTACAATTACCCATATTCCGTCAtgactctgccttgacttgggTAAACcgacaacaaaatccatagaaatatgttcccacttccattctggaatttCCAAAGGTTGAagtaatcctccaggtcgttgaTGTTCAGCTTTGACTTTCTGATAGACCTGACATCGCGACACAAACTCAGCAACATCCTTCTTCATTCCATTCCAccaaaaatttccttttaaATCTCGATACATCTTGGTGCTGCCGGGatgcactgaaaattttgatttgtgtGCCTCAGACATCACCTCATGACGAATATTATCGATGTTGGGTACACACAATCGTCCTTTCACCCACATAACTCCATTGGAATCTATTTCAAGATTTTGTGTCTTTCCTTCTCCTGCTTGCTCCCTGAGTTTTGCTAAAGAAGGATCGTGGCTTTGTTTCAATTTGACTGTTTCTCGAAGACATGGTTGTGCTGAGAGTGAGGCTAAGATTACCTTACTCATGTTCTTCCGACTTAGAGCATCAGCTACCTTATTTGCTTTTCCAGGGTGATAGCTTATTGTCAAGTCATAATCCTTTAATAGTTCAATccaccttctctgtctcatattcaattcttttTGAGTAAACAAGTACTTGAGACTTTGATGATCAGTAAATATTTCACACTTTGCAccgtaaagataatgtctccaaatctttagTGCAAAGACCACTGCGGCTAATTCAAGGTCATGCGTAGGATAATTTTGCTCATACGGCTATAATTGTCTTGAAGCATAAGCAATTACCCTTCCATCTTGCATGAGCACGCATCCCAATCCTCCTTTTGACGCGTCGCTATAGATGACAAAATCCTTGCCTTCAGTTGGAAGTATCAATACTGGTGAAGATGCCAGCTTTTTCTTCAGAATTTCAAAGCTCTGTTCACACGTTTCATCCCAGTTGAACTTAGAGTTCTTTTGTGTGAGTTTGGTGAGAGGTGTAGCTATCGAAGAAAAACCTTCCACAAATTTTCGATAATCGCCAGCCAAACCTAGAAAGCTTCGGATTTCAGTTACAGTTTTTGGTCTAGGCCAATCCATAACTGCCTCCACTTTCTTGGGATCCACAGATACTTCGTCTTTGGATATTATATGGCCCAAGAAGGTGACGCTCtttagccaaaattcacacttcttgaatttggcaTAAAGTTCTTTCTCTCTTAGCGTCTGGAGAGTGAGTCGGAGATGTTCTTTGTGGTCTTCTTCACTTGGTGAATATACgaggatgtcgtcaataaatACCACCACAAACTTGTCGAGGAACGGCTTGAATACTCTattcatgagatccataaatACTGCCGGTGCGTTAGTTAACCCAAAAGGCATCACCATAAATTTGTAATGCCCATACCATGTCCTAAAAGTTGTTTTCGGAACATCTGCTGACTTGACTTTCAATTGATGATAGCCTGACCTTAGATCGAGCTTGGAAAAGACTGTAGCTCCTTTgagctggtcaaacaaatcatcaattcttgggagggggtacttgttcttgattCTGATCTTATTGAGTTCTCGATAGTCGATACACAACCTCATactcccatctttcttcttcacaaataggaccggggctccccaaggagatgcaCTTGGTCGTATTTGCTTTTTATCCAACAATTCTTGGAGTTGCTCTCTTAATTCTTTCAGCTCTGCTGGAGCCATTCGGTATGGTGCTTTTGAGATAGGTGCAGCACCAGGTACTAGATTAATTTCAAATTCCACTTCACGGTCGGGCATTACCCCAGGAAGTTcttcaggaaacacatctggaaattcttgAACTACAGGAATATCTTCTAATGAAAGTGCAACTTCTTCCTTTACTTTGCCTACCACTGCTAGGTATACTTCTTCGCCACTTTTCATAGCTTTCCAAGTTTGAGAAGCAGATAAAAGGGACTTCTGCTCCTTGACTTTGCCATGATAAATGGCTTCGTCGAGATTTGCAGCTTTCAATTTGACATTCTTCATGCGACAATCTACTAAAGCATGGTTATTTGCTAGCCAATCCATTCCTAAAATGGCATCAAATTCTACCATGGGTAGTTGAATGAGTTCAGCTTGAAATATGTGTTCACTAGTTGTCATTACACAATCTCTGTGAACCCTATGTGTTTCAATTGTTTTGCTAGTGGGAGTTGCTACTCTAAAAGGTTCCACCAGTATCTCAGGAGTAAGTCCTAACTTCTTAGCAAACCTCTTAGATATAAATGAATGCGTAgcaccacaatcaaataatACATAAGCAGAAGTTTTGTTGATTAGAATGGTACCTGCTACAACGTCATTTGCATTCTCGACTTCTTCTTGTGTTACCGCAAAAACTCGGGCATTTGGCTTGTTCTCTTTTGGTTTATTCGTAGCAAAACTGCCTTTTGCCTCAGCTTCTTTGCCTTTGTTTTCTGGACAATCTGCAATGCGGTGTCCAGTCTTCCCACATCCAAAACAGGCGCCACTTGCTCTGCGGCATTCTCCAAAGTTTTTAAATCCACACGTactacatgtttggatttcttgatagcTTGGTTTTGAAGGAGCGCTCTTGTTTGTTCCAGTAAACTGATATGGTTTCttgaatgtctgttttcctGTTGAAGATTGCCCCACAAGAGGTCTCTTGTTCGTGTTCTCACCATCCCTTCGGTTGATATCGATCTCAGCTCGAATTGCAGCTCCCATTAAATCAGCGAAACTTGTGGCATGGTAAACTGCTAAAGCTGTCTGAATAAGACTGCTCAAACCTCTTTTGAAACGGTGCATTTTCAAGACATCATCAGCCATGATAGTAGGAGCATACGTTCCAAGtgaattgaattttgaagtgtATTCAACCACTGACATATCCTGAGTCTGAGTGAAATTTTCGAACTCACTTAATTTTTGCAATCTGACTTTCGCAGGGTAATACTTGTGacaccccgtttttatcttaaatgagtttatttgagttaatcggagattgcagagttcacgagccgacttgattttgatcagggtcctttttgcaaattttggaaatttcagggactaaaacgcaaataatggatttgttatattatctactcaacttttgacttttctcattcatccttctccttccttagccgactcctcctccattgaaacgccccatctccttttcaagcttttggatttccgtccgagctcgatccggccgttagaaattatttctgaagacagtttagcgatcactgcagcgagagctccgttataccgtaagtttttcaacgatcagatacattctagtttttggatgttgttagaatcgatttagattcgagtatgttgttctctacagagttctgatcgtttattatctgtcagttttgaaatagagcgacgttcggatttgttatgatttttggaagccattttcgaaaatcatggttttgagatttgttgggtttgtcttgttgttgttgtattagcattgaattgagttgttatcagtattgaactgctgtctgcgttgccggttgttcagttatagccgttatgccgtcggtttgagtttttggagattttgaaccgtttttgagtttgaacttggcttgtaagtttatcgtggttattgatcaatcatctcttgtatctgaacagattcgttcggagttgtcaagcccagagttagcagctgtttgatcgtttcagagaattggacgaagaacggtataaagagttttccttgaaccgttgccttgttgttgttagattgtgtagttgtttatacaatctcttttgtagcttatccagagttggagctactgcattgaaaggtaaaagcagtcatcgtagcgggatagcatactcgggactgtggttctcgagttttcccttttgaaatctcatacttgcatctacacttgttctagcatgaggaacttgtgtattgtttgattgtattggttttgttaaaaggattatgttttatgtttctgttatgcattcatcttgagccaatcttgtttcagcgggcagaaccatcctttttgtttagacgtttgggaactatgattgagtggcccaggtcgtagtcgtttcgtctggtgctagcatactcattatagttgctcaaagtctagaggagtgagatacgtggcaccacctcgattgggagagtcggtgagttgttacgtgatcttatcctcgggatcccaaaggcacagcagcaatccctcgttatcagatttgatatccctgtttaaagacatgcatttcattacgatgttattgagttcgttattgtattgaaagcatgtttgttacttgtattacttgttatgttgcttttactgggaatgtcgttctcaccggttatccggctgttgctttgttttgtatgtgtacttggcaacaggtggggcaggaacaagtcagaagaggcatggttagcttcgagggcaagtagtaggagtgagactcggtttagaagtcgaagtagcatgtttatctagtttaagattgaagcatgttagaactcgaacttgatatgttttgttattcgaattagtttgtattcggattgtaatctgaaatcgaagtatgttgttgtcgtatcgatttagacttctggttgtttttaggccttctgaaagcatgacttgttatggcatgtttccctacaccctgttattgcatatgtatttgaaggcatgtcggaccaagcgcggaatcctttctttattttctgcagcctgagcattttctgcccaggccttccgcgcgcgggcgaggcgttcctcgcgcgcgcgcgaggcctctgttgggcctctgaattgtttgcccacGCGCGCgtgagcttggtacctcgcgcgggcgcgagcctttggttggtctcggttgttgaagcccgcgcacgcgcgagcttggttcctcgcgcgggcgcgcagcgtttaaaaaaaaaaaaaaaaaaaactttgaattgttttactcttggattcttgttcgcttaattgttgtttaatccgagattagtggtttagaatcgaggtctcacattaagtggtatcagagcgttaagattcttggtcgaactagagtgagcggggtagatcgagtctgtgtgtaatgactcctcgcatgtgtttgaattatttaattgtgtacttaattccatgcgagcatgctttattgtttgagcattatttgaattacatggttgtgtgatttaaattaataaagcatgatctacttgagatataactgtttctgttctcgactggtattcggtattccaagcggttgtaagggcactgatggtagcgattgagatatctcgtgtgctaacctttgattatcagatgggtcctcgtcgagtgataaacagaaacacaccaccagttatccctgcgactgagcaagctagcactgaggttgatcagttggatgcttcagcaactcctatggaaaccttgctgaagaggtttcagtcgttcaatccaccattgttgatgggttcagaaaatccagttgactgtgagagttggttggatgatatggatcagttgtttgattccattgactacacagatgaccgccgaatcaggttagtaattcatcagctgcgtggtggtgctaagagctggtggatcatgacaaagaaagcatttgagagtagaggtacagaggttacttggactctttttaaatctgagttttataagcggtttttccctatctcgtatcgtaaggataagggagcagagtttgcaaatctgaggcaagggaatctgaacattgaagagtacgtggctaagttcgatagtctgttgcgttttgcaccgctaattgccagagatgaagaagctaaggca
It encodes:
- the LOC140890135 gene encoding uncharacterized protein, producing the protein MDERPVRNNRNPRYRNRNNNNEGNPPPPPPPPQVLGLNHADLAAIAAIVANTLQGLGNPPANGSPLPQVHGVKYHYESLRKNRAQTFKGDPDPEVGQYWLKNIETQLRLLEIPDEFKVDVVTPFLEEKAAKWWEAVSPPIKAAGPITWRQFKDVFLKQYLVEYTSKFNSLGTYAPTIMADDVLKMHRFKRGLSSLIQTALAVYHATSFADLMGAAIRAEIDINRRDGENTNKRPLVGQSSTGKQTFKKPYQFTGTNKSAPSKPSYQEIQTCSTCGFKNFGECRRASGACFGCGKTGHRIADCPENKGKEAEAKGSFATNKPKENKPNARVFAVTQEEVENANDVVAGTILINKTSAYVLFDCGATHSFISKRFAKKLGLTPEILVEPFRVATPTSKTIETHRVHRDCVMTTSEHIFQAELIQLPMVEFDAILGMDWLANNHALVDCRMKNVKLKAANLDEAIYHGKVKEQKSLLSASQTWKAMKSGEEVYLAVVGKVKEEVALSLEDIPVVQEFPDVFPEELPGVMPDREVEFEINLVPGAAPISKAPYRMAPAELKELREQLQELLDKKQIRPSASPWGAPVLFVKKKDGSMRLCIDYRELNKIRIKNKYPLPRIDDLFDQLKGATVFSKLDLRSGYHQLKVKSADVPKTTFRTWYGHYKFMVMPFGLTNAPAVFMDLMNRVFKPFLDKFVVVFIDDILVYSPSEEDHKEHLRLTLQTLREKELYAKFKKCEFWLKSVTFLGHIISKDEVSVDPKKVEAVMDWPRPKTVTEIRSFLGLAGDYRKFVEGFSSIATPLTKLTQKNSKFNWDETCEQSFEILKKKLASSPVLILPTEGKDFVADALSRKNMKRTIQTLEDMLRACALEFSCNWSEHLPFIEFAYNNSYHSSIGMAPYEALYGRKCRSPLYWDEVGEKAITGPELIQETVEKVTIIKEKLKAAQDRQKSWADMKRRPLEFEAGEKAYVKISPMKGVVRFGKAGKLNPRYVGPFEILDKVGTLAYRLALPPDMSRIHNVFHVSQLRKYIPDPSHVLEIEPLVIEGNLKKELKYEEVPIRIVDTKDQVLRRRTIPYVKIQWSNHTEREATWELEEKMRKLYPFLFEEQPNPSFEDETSLKVGGM